Proteins from a genomic interval of Cyprinus carpio isolate SPL01 chromosome A21, ASM1834038v1, whole genome shotgun sequence:
- the anapc13 gene encoding anaphase-promoting complex subunit 13: MDSEVQRDGRVLDLTDDAWREDRLPYEDVTIPLVKLPESEQDNGGSTESVKEQEMKWSDLALQSLHENTPNVGT; the protein is encoded by the exons ATGGACAGCGAAGTTCAGAGAGATGGAAGAGTTCTCGATCTCACAGATGATGCCTGGAGAGAAGACAGACTGCCATATGAAGACGTCACAATCCCACTGGTAAAAC TTCCAGAATCAGAACAAGACAACGGCGGATCGACTGAGTCAGTCAAAGAGCAAGAGATGAAGTGGTCAGATCTCGCCCTGCAGAGTTTGCATGAAAACACCCCAAACGTTGGCACTTAG
- the sc5d gene encoding LOW QUALITY PROTEIN: lathosterol oxidase (The sequence of the model RefSeq protein was modified relative to this genomic sequence to represent the inferred CDS: inserted 1 base in 1 codon), translating to MDLVLNVADNYFFTPYVYPSSWPEDESLRQIIGLMVVTNLGAAILYLGLGALSYFFVFDHKLKQHPQFLEVCEVGYCLWSLPWISIPTVALFFAEVRGYSKLYDRVDESPLGWPGLIFSMVSFLFFTDMCIYWVHRFLHHKLIYKYFHKPHHVWKIPTPFASHAFHPLDGFLQGLPYHIYPFFFPLHKILYLVLYVFVNIWTISIHDGDYRVPSLMEQIINGSAHHTDHHLFFDYNYGQYFTLWDRIGGSYRYPSAFMGMGPHDHIKKLMAEGKLNSNGVNSQTNNNXNGVHVKKE from the exons ATGGACCTTGTGCTCAACGTTGCAGATAATTACTTCTTCACTCCATATGTGTATCCTTCCTCGTGGCCTGAGGACGAGTCTCTGCGGCAGATCATCGGCTTGATGGTGGTCACCAACCTGGGTGCTGCAATCTTATATCTAGGCCTGGGTGCTTTGAGCTACTTCTTTGTTTTTGATCACAAATTAAAGCAACACCCTCAATTTTTGGAGGTTT GTGAAGTTGGGTATTGTTTGTGGTCTTTGCCCTGGATCAGCATACCAACAGTAGCATTGTTTTTCGCTGAGGTCAGAGGATACAGCAAACTGTACGACAGGGTCGATGAATCGCCCCTCG GATGGCCAGGGCTGATTTTCAGCATGGTCTCTTtcctgtttttcactgatatgtgCATTTACTGGGTTCACAGATTCCTTCACCACAAGTTGATATATAAG tattttcacAAACCGCATCATGTGTGGAAGATCCCCACTCCGTTTGCTAGCCACGCTTTCCATCCTTTGGATGGATTTCTTCAGGGCCTGCCGTACCACATCTACCCCTTCTTCTTCCCCCTACACAAGATTCTCTACTTAGTCCTGTATGTGTTCGTCAACATATGGACCATCTCCATCCATGATGGGGACTACCGTGTGCCCAGCCTGATGGAACAAATCATCAACGGTTCAGCTCACCACACAGACCACCACCTTTTCTTCGACTACAACTACGGGCAGTACTTCACCCTGTGGGACCGCATTGGAGGCTCCTATCGCTACCCTTCAGCCTTCATGGGGATGGGGCCACACGACCACATTAAAAAACTGATGGCAGAAGGGAAGCTGAATTCAAACGGCGTAAACAGCCagactaataata aaaatggtGTTCATGTCAAGAAAGAGTAG